The sequence GGCTAATACTCATGGGTTTAAACATGGATATAtctttctctcatacacacacacacacaatagggAGCATtaacagcttacacacacacacacacacacacacattaaggtCCATGGCTTCGCCTAATGCTGACATCTCTGTGCATCAACAATGCGATATAATGGTTATGTACATGACTAACACGTGTGTTTAGGTTACATTCCCCTCTGAGGGCGTAATCAGAGGCTCCAGCTGTTCACACACCGACACACCAGCGCTGAGAAACCAAAGggaaaaacacaataataataataataataatcatagtGATAATAGTAATGACACGAGCAGCCAGATTGATCCATATTGTAAAAGAACTTCAGAGACCTGTACACATTACAATCATACTCTATTTGTAAACAGTTAAAAAGCCACGGTGTTGCATCATCTTCGGGAAacaaacgagaaaaaaaaaacattttaatgaaatgtagATTACTTAAAAGTTAAACGAACTGCCGACTGTGGCGATGttgggggaagaaaaaaaagacaaaaaaacaaaccaaaacaaaacacaatgaagGCTCGTCTACAATCGGCTATTCAGAATGCCTTTTGGGAAAActtcagctttaaaaaaagaaaaagcaattcCGTCACAGAGCTACAGGAAATGCATAGTTTctgctttttctttccttttaaacCAACACTCAAACACTGAAGGAAAAGAACAGATGAgaccacacaaaaaaaaaactaaatgaaatgaaaacaccacacaaaaaaatgtgtgaaagaaaaaaatgaaatgcaaaaagataaggagagaaagagaaaaatacaagGAGAAGTAAAACACTAAAAGAGGTGGGGGAAACAACTCCAAAGAGGAGTAAATAATAGAACTAATAAAACGAATGAAGAGTAGAATAGAAAGAAGCAGAATTAGATAAAGGAAGTGAGCGGGGCAGTTAATGAGCGCGACGGTGTGTAAGAATGTCTCCAGCTTAAAGCAGGTTTTTGGCAGAGAAATAAACGCACTCAGCTCCAAGTAGTCGTTTCAGTGCTAAAAGTTGATTTTTCCTACAATTAGGGGTTTTTatttgaggggggaaaaaactggCTATATTTCCTGAGAACCATGCTGGTTATTGAGCAGACGACAGGAATACATCTTATAACCGACGGCATGGCCGAACACTGATCAGTATTTCCCAGAGATACACGGCATCGTCTTCATCCACAACAGTTTCTGtagttgtttgttgtttattttttttttcaactttttaaaaacttttaggttttttttttaattcgtttttttccttattttataattttttaaaggtttttgtgcattttatgtTACTCATTTAAAATGAAGGAAGAATGAGCGTACGTTTCCCCCATCCAAAGTCTGTAAACAAGAGGAACCCTATGTGGTGCCTCCAAAAAAGACCAAAGTAATCCAAATCTTCaaagtgctgtttttttgtttttttttttgcgagtCACAGCTGTGGCTACAGTTTCTTTAGACTGCAGAATGCTAAATTCtttagttttcttttaaaacacacaaaaaaaaagaagaaaaaaaaaagaaaaaagataaattgGTGCAATACTCATTTAACGTGTAATATCACCATCAGGTAATCCTAAAGGTCAGCATCTTAACTTGATCTCAGACTCCACAATACCACGATAAGGTAGGCGTACGTCAAGGCATAGTAGAGCACACACTcatgcgctcacacacacacacacacacacacacgcattttaAGAACATCCTTGAGTAAACATCTACACTGGAACTGTCGGCTCCCTCGATATTGCAGAGTTATATACTGAGAAAAACCACATTCAGtgcaaagtttaaaaaaaaacaacaacaaacaaacaaaaaaagctaaCAACgacacatttataaaaaaaaaaaaaaaaagaaatgaaaagaactGGAATTCAGATACACATTGAATAAGCTgaaagattttgttttttcctgtacGTCTGCATGAAGAGCACGACCTGGAAGGTTTAAAACGCATCCTTTCACATTATCGTATTGGCCTGCATGATTCAAGTATTCACActgatatgtttttgtttttgggcTAAAACAAAGTGGACATAtgtgcagagagaaaaaaagaaaaaaaaaatcaaaaagaaaaaagtcgtAACTTACTTCCACAGGTTGACCCCGCCTTATtatgattaatattattattacgcTTGTAAGTGAAGAAACTAGTgcctttagattttttttttctccataaagAATCTAAATAGTCATGATTCTGATGAGCTATGCCACGCTGAGGTCAcagggttttcttttttgttgtgttgtgttttgatgCATTACATGGAGTCGCCACTTCCTGTCATGTGATCCACTGGCAGGAAGGAAGCAATGGGGGAGGGGCTGCTGAGCCGATTGCCCCCATCGGGACAGGCGCTGGATCCCCAAAGGCTGCTGGAGTAGCTGGGTGCCCCCCATAGTGAGGAGGACGGGTGCAGCTCACCCCCACCGCCGCTGGAAAAGGCGTCTGACGAGAGTCGGCTCTGAGAGGACGCCAACGCCTGCCAGCCTGCAGACACGCACATCGACTGGCCTTGTGcaaaaaatctatttatctCCTCCTCGCTTGCAAAGTCAGCCAGGATCGTAGTGttccccaacacacacctgaaagaAAAAGCCAGCGAGTCACCGGGCGCACTGGCtgcaatcatttacatttacggcatttagaagacacccttgtccagagtgacttacaactgagcaaatgagggttaagggccttgctcaggggcccagcagtggcagcttggtggacctggggttcaaacccatgaccttccgatcagtagcccaacatcttagccactgagctaccacatccaagTAACTAAACGATCGCGAGGCTATACTTACATGTGCAGTGATTTCTGAGCCTTTGCCGCCTCCTCCTTTGAGCTGTAGCAGACAAGAGCATTTCCATGTGGCAGGTTCAGGTGGAATGTGATGAGTGGACCATGCTGCATGCACAGAGTACGCAGGGTAGAGCCATCGATCtgcaacacatgcacacaggtcACAACTTTAGTCATGGTAACCATTTTAGTTCGTAGttcttttctatttaaaatgtaagCCTTTAAAGTTCTgtacacagagcagaaggagtCACGTTATACAACAGATCTGACAGGAACATCACCGTGCTTAATGCGCATGATCAGAACTGCCCATTTCTGTCGAATGTTTGATTTAGATTAATCAGAAGCTGCTGATTATCGTTGTTTAAGGACAAACCTGAACACAGCTAGCTAACATGTTTTTGTGAATATGACATGACCCTAAATGTAACTACAGACAAAGAgtattttataaatgacaatTTGAAAGAGGGTTAAATCATTTAAACACCTGAGGTGTGAGATTTTTGAGAACAAGCCAGTTGGTTCTCCCTGAGCTGCTTTCACCCCAGCTGGAGCCtgtcaacaaaaaacaaacacattcaaacatTTATTAAGTCACACttataatgtcatttttttaggAAAAACAACATATTACTTGTTTAATATTCAATTCTTGTGACCATAAAGTCCAACACAGTGTTTTAGAGCTTTTATATACAACATGATCACATACGATGTCAAGCTTGAAGCACTTCTTCTACTGACCTGGAGTGTATCTGGGTTCAGAGCTGCCCCAGGCACCGAGTCTCAGTGCGCCATTGCCCCAGGAGGAGGGTTGCTTCTGCCCGGTGAGGCCGGGTGGGGGACGGGACGGAGCAGAGACGCCTTTAGACGACAGAGGAACCTTCCACAGCTCATGAGCTAAAGAGGAGTTAGACACTGAACCAGGAGACCATTTAGAGTCACTGCTTCTGGCTGCATGAAGAAACAATGAGACAGCACAACACAAATGATCATTATGCACTGACAAAATGCAGCTTCACACTATTTGTTATAGTGCATTTACCATTAAAATGAGCTAATGAACActaggtgtgtgttttatatattccAGGCCACATGATGCTCTTTTCTAGTAGGTATTATTAAGTGCATGTTTGACGGGCCAGTGTTAGTGCATTAGGCTCATAGTTCTGTTAACAAAAATGACGTTACACACTGCCACTGGGTGGAGCGAGAATTCTCATCAATACAACAGCCATGACATTCCAAACAAAACCAGTGCGGTCATGAGTGGGTCAGTAAAAAAATCGGCAATAGAAATACAGCCAATCTGATAACCAGCAAAAGTGACACCTAGTATTTTTTTACGCTTTACACTCTAACCGACTCTCCATCAGTTTTCACAAAACCATTCATGACTGTGGCATCTGAATGCTAAAATACAACGCTTCTAGATCTGTCCTACCTGAAGTGCTTTGTGCTGTACTGCTGAGGGAACTACTGTGGTTGGAGGCACGAATGGATGTCCAGGCACTGTTGGAAGGCAGCGTGGTGTTTAGTGATGAGGATGGCCCTGTTTTTAAGATAAAAACCTGTGTTAGGGCATCATAGATGTAGATAACCTTCCACAAACCAGTCTGAACTGTTGGGAACTGCACAGAAACGTGGTAAAACTTCACCCGAGGCAGAATTACTGCTCAAACTGCACGTGCTCATCAATACTGACTATATAACCAACTGCTACAGAGAAAAGCTGGACATTACTGTTCCAAAAGATGTACTGAGTGTAAATGACAATATACATGCAAGAAGTACATTGGTTTTGAAATCTTTAGTTCAGGCAAATGTTAATGTGCATAACGCTAGACTTCATTAATATAGATGAGGCATCATGGTGGTGCAATAACAAGAAAACTTCCAGAACTCGTGCGTTGTGCTGAGAGTCCAAGTGTTAAACAAGTTTttaccattgttcctgtccctGAGGTGATCAACATCCCGCACTGTGTTAATGGAGAGGTTGTTAATCACACTGCCAGGAGTGACGAACGGGTCCGTCTCAGGGTCGATGTTCGGGTAACCTTTCCATGGCTCACCGGGACGAAACTCTGCAAAACATACGTTCATCATATTCTTGTCATTTTTATGATGCTCTCACACGAGTCATGTTTAGCCAACTGTAGATCTGCACGTGATTCTGCCTAGTTACTGTAAACCAAGAAGTGGTTATCACCACATttgaacagtaaaaaaaaggttttaatgtaaatgaattttaactctacatgtactgtaggtgcACCAGACCATTACACTACACCCTATgtagaaagaatgaatgaatgaataaataaataattcatccAAACCTGGTGGCCAGTTGACATTAGAGGATGCATGAGGTGATTTGGCACGAGTGGGCCAGCCGTCCCCCACTGAACCGGGAGGGCTGATGGGAGAATTACTGGAGTTTATAAAGTCATACGGACCAAAGGGAGGGTCTTCAATCCTCAGAGAGGACATAGCACCTATGGAAGAGAATATCGTTAATGCTAATTATTTCCCATGTACATACTATGTACAAAATCATAATCTGACTTTGTTTCTGATAAATGTTTCGTTATACTGTACAACCCTCTAATTGCAGAATCTCAAAGCTCAACAAATGTGCAGCATTTTTTGTCAACAAAACGAACGGCCAACAGTACAGCGTTGTCAACCGTAGATTACAAGGACTAGTCCAAGGGCATCTGAAATTATAACAGCCCCATACCGTGCGACTCGGGCAGTGACTAAATAAATCCATGATAGAAATGCAATAAACGTCACAAACTCTGTggcacacaaatacaaacaaagctGCAAGTTTTCCCTCACCAGGTTTGCTGGGGTTTTGATCAAGTGGCGTGTTAAGAGAAATATCCATTGCGGTCCACTTCTTGAGACGGGACTGTGGCTCTTTGAACCCAACACTCCCAATATCAGGATTGTTTACATTCAAGTTTGAGGCCAAGCCTACGGTGAGGACAGGAAAATATGGTCAAGGCGTGTGTGAAATGTTCTGTATAACATACTTCTAGCAAATCCTTTACAATCAGCCTGCTTGTCTGAACAGGGTTACCCACCTAAAGGGAAGTTGGTGAAAGAATTGAGTGCGTGTTCTTTGTGCAAGTCAGGTGTGTTCAGGCTGATGAAGTTGTCCATATAGGGTTTGGGCTGGTGCAGTGATGCAGGCTGTGGGGGTGAGTGTTGCTTCAGCAGGGGCTGATCCACATGACGAGGAGGTGGGACCATGGCACCTCCAGGAAAAACACGACCCTGCAAAGAAACATATTGAATTAAAACTTGTCTGCTTCGTTTCCATATTCAGATTATATGCAATATCAGTGATAAGAGTGTGTGTCGTGAGATAGGAATAAGGAACAATACCAAATTTGCACATGGCCCTTAAAAGGTagggtctccattgtttgagaagcgcttcagaaaactgagtcgggccgacaaacaaaacaaatgtgtagccaatgagcagaaaggggcgtgtcttgtcaatatgcggcagagagagtgttcagtgcgcatgtctgacattagcagaaagcgattgaaacattgacatggtggaGAAAAACATTAAGCGAAGAAGCAGGacctgtgttaatataggatcagctttaaGGAGcgggagagaactgaaggaggcTGATGGGTCGCTTTtctccttctcgataggtgagtaacgttggttttgctttgttacacagaactaatatatgccgtgctttgcatgattatgcttgtgtcatttttgcttgtttgtttatctgcaatcgtactgttcttcccttcagctatgataaagacacatttctttccattagttgcctgggttaggtatgtatgtgtgggtggagctatcaatacaggggtgggacccatttgggttggggcgtgtttgttttggtgatttcaaatgttaacgttggctttcaaacatcccGCACCCCCCCTTTAACTTATACAGACAATAAATGACAGCTGACTAAAGTCCAAGGCAGTTTGTAAACCTATGATGTCTAATGTGGAATCACTCACCTGCTGTTCTTGGGTTTGCCGGTTGTTGCCAGTCATGACTCTCTGACTTTGAGCTTTCTGCTGAAGGAGACGCTGAAAAATGCACAAAAGTGATGTTGAGCTCAGTGGAATAAATCGTTACACATCTTAACAAAGCGTGCCATACATACTTCattatatattctttattttaatggcACACATTGTTGGTGAAGGAATtctaaagtgtttttcttttttttttggataatgtTGACATCTATGGTGCTATGGGTAATTTCAAAGACTGTGCTCACTACTAACgtgtgtttaaatgaaatgtCTTAAACAAAGAGGGTTGGGTTTACCTGTAGCTGATTTATCTGATTGAGCTGAGAGAGCTGGTTGAGCTGGGAAAGCTGATTGAGCATAGCCATCTGCTGAGGGCCAAAAATTGTGTTCAGACCGGCATTATTGGGTGGATACTTTAACAATGACGGAGGGACCTTAAGAGGGGAAAAAGGTAAGTATAGAGTGTAAGTTATTCAAGATATTATGCATTTAAAATGTTCCAAAGCTCACAGACCACACAGTTGTACAATATAGCCCTGCTGTTGTTCGCCCTGCCAAGGCCATTTAtcaaaagacagacaagacagctGGTACATGCTATTTAAGTGGTAGACCATTTTCAGAGCAGCAGGGACACTGACATAATGgtggcatttgtgtgtgtgtgtgtgtgtgtgtgagagagagagagagatacagatagaTGTTGGCCAGAGCAGCAATGCAGGGGGagaagagggaaagaaaaaagggttagacccccacacacccccattGTCACTGTTAGGGTGAGAACTAGCCCACCAACCAAAATATTCAGCCAATCATAACGTTTAGTTATGAACTGATAACAGATGCTAAATAAACCGGTCAGTAAATGTTCACAATATTCAGAAGCACTATAATCATAACTGATTATGACAAAATAATGGCAGAAGACAGATGATGTACCTGAGAGGGGAGCAGTGGAGGAGGCACTTGGTTGCGTAAATTGGACTGAGTCGAGTTCAGAGGTTGTGCTGGAGGCTGCTGGGAGTTTCGGCCTTGTGCTGCTCCGTGTCCACCACTGTACATGTTTACGTtctgcaaaacacaaaacacaacaaaaatttCAACACACCAAATGGAAACATCGTTGAAAGCCATGAACTTTCTCTCAGACCAGCCGAAGGTCAGAACTCCTACACGTTAGCCTGAGCGCAGGCGGCGACTCACCTGCCTGCCTGAAGCAGAGTTAGAGAGGGGAAAGCTCAAGCTTTGTGCATTTTGTTGTTCATCCACTACAGAGTTATCACAGGGCAGAGACAGCTGAAGGCAAATACATATAAAGGCACAGACAAGGAAGGGAAAAAGCCAGAAGAGGAAAGCAGCAAAACAGGAGAAAAAGCGGAGAGTTAGTGCCAAGCTGAGGTGTTGATATTGCACTTTATTATACGTTATTGTTTTAAGAAAAGAGTCTTAATAAATGATCAGTGAGTTCAGAAGCATTTTAACCATCATGCTTTCAAATGTGACAAAATGCCTTTTATGCTTCCTTCCAAGTAAAATACTGTTGCAAAATGCtgtacattttgaaatgtctatagtaatatatattaaattgcagAATGCAATAACCAATTCTTAAAATTCTCCCAAATAATACCCCAGTGTAACAAACAGCCtttataaacactgtataaTGAAAAGCCCAAAATGTAACAGCAGCAAAGGTCTTATTACACTGATTAATTTCACCATGAATAGACAAGTCTAGCGGGAAAAATGGGCTTGAAGCATATGACCTACAGCAGAGGGCGCTACAAAAGCACTAGGCTGAAGGGAGAAGCGGAGAAACGGGGCACTGCTGTTGTCACTGACCTTCTCCATGTACGAGTTGCGATCGATGGGCGACGGATCTTTGTGGATCGGGTGGCGTGAGGCTGATTGCATGTTAACACTATGCTTATCCACATCCATTCTCTTATCCATCATTCCTGTAGATAAAAGATGAGGAAGATATAAAATGTACTAtacaaaatatctaaaaatcaaaatattaaaagaaaaaattctttaaaaatctttaaaaaaaaaaaaaaaaagaagtcacaTCACACACCTGCAGGCATGTCCATCTTATTGCTCTTCAGGGAGTCTTCAGAATCCCTctacaaataacacaaaaacagattGGATTAGttcagactaaaaaaaaaagatggaactATATTCATGGCAAAGCTGTATGAAAGCTATACAGAGCTTCTTTTTCAACAGCTTCCAATGAAATCCTTgttcaaacaaaagaaatcttTCTGAAATCTAACTAACGACTAGAGCAGAAACCTGAAAGATTTATACAAGCAAAAGACTAAAACCAGTCAACTAGGCAAATCAGCCGTGCTAACAGTGTTTTGAGCAAACGTGTCGAGAGGCATCGGTCTCCATTCCGCATGTTTGACATCATTTCCTAACTTCCATTGTGCCTGAATGTTCTGGACAAAACAAGATGCAACCCAGCCATGTTCAGGGCCTGATGTGTGAAAAGGGCTTTACAggcattttaaaagaaaacatgcttACAGGGAAATTCATGCTGTTGAACTGCTTCACAAACTGGTTCATCCATGGATCGTCAGGCTTCCCAGTGCCTTTGTTCATCTGGAAGGGAAAgattaaatgattataaatagcAGTCAAGAACAAACGTAtataaacactcatacacacacaaaggttaCGTATAATACCAAAGTATATAAACAAGTATATTATATTGCGCTCATCGGCTATTGTGTGTATTCCGCCGGAACCTCCCCGATCAAGAATTGCAAATAGTAAACATGATTATTTTGATGCTAATCTTCACTAGCACTCCAATATAGTTGACTGCaggttattttgtttttaaaacatagTGACTATGTTAAGCCACATTTGTTTCAATAAAAGTGCATAACTAAAAATCGAATAAAAGCTCTAATCGTTGCTTTTCTAGGTGAGCCAAAAGAAATTCTTTATAGTggaccaaacaaataaaaaaaaaaaatctaatttcccttcgaaaaataaaatataaattaagttTTCTGGATGTCCTTCACAAGCTAATAAACACTAGCATCTGGCATACATCTCTAGGTAGCTACCTTTGGAGGGACCTTCTTCGAGTAGGACCAGTTTCCTGACTGATTCACTTCCTGTGGTGTGTTATTATTCCACATGCCGATctccacctcttcctcctcctccccccaaTTAGAGGGAGCAGGCATCGCCATCTCCCCATCCCAGCTGCTCTGCACAGGCTTCGGTCCTGCAGCAtcaagagaaaggaaaagactACATGATGACAGAAATATTAGGaacaaaaattatttacaataacGGAGAGAAAACACCACTCTGTcctcaaaaataataataataataaaaaataataaaaaaacaacaacaactgtttACTGTTGTAGATCACCGGGGAAGTTATATACATGTATCTGCTGCATCAAAAAgactgcaattttttttcccaaatatAATAAACGTTACCGATTAACCAAccgattaatattagatttactCAGAGTCTCACCAGATTTGTGCTGATGTTGGGAGTTCCACCCATTTCCGGTGTTCTCTCTTCCTGGATCATCCCAGCTCGACCCGGAATCCACTGGCTTTCCCCATGCAGATGTACCGACGTCCACCGCAGGTTCTGTCCATGATGAAGACTCCCCTTTTTGAGGCCCAATATAAGGTTCTCCCCATCCTGCACATGTACATGTGGTACATCAGAAACACTATAGTACTTACTAGGTGGATCTTGTGAAGTAGACATATAGAGCATTTGAATTAGGGAATAATTGTCGCTGGCTAGATAGGGTGTTTAAAAGTGAACTTTTGAGAGTGCCTCTACCTTTAGTAGCGATTTCACTCTTCACGACACTTAGTACCAGTAGCACATGCAAATTGTGTGAGGTGTGGATTGTACAGATCACAACTCTTTTCTAGGCTGAAAGCACAGGGCATTGAATTGTGGCCATTACACTACCAGTAAAACTACACAGCAAACTTATCTGCAACAGATCTTTGAAGTAATCTAGAACTTTCATCCAAGAATTACATAGTACTCCATATGTTTAATGAATCATGTCTTAATTCTTTACCATGCACAGTTCTGAGATTATGCTCAAGTACAACGCTGTCCTCTAGCACCAGCCCTCACAATAAACCACCCATCCATAAAACACTTACATAACCCATGTTTACTCTCCTGTGTTGCGGATTGGATCAGTTTGCATCGGAACACTGTGGTTCCTGCACTTTCACCATTCAGCGCATGTCCTGCATTTCTCTGACGGAAATAGCTCAGTTCAGCGTGCTCCCCTGCTCAAGTTGCTAGCATATGACTGTAACCTTAGCCTGCTTCTCATCATGTACAGCTAAGCTCAGAGAAACACCATGTTGACCTTTCAAAGCTGTGGCTATGATACAAATCTGCCtaacacgcacaagcacacagcACCACTTTAAAGGACGGTTAGCACATAAAATTAAAACTACCAAagcaatgaacacacatttTGATATTGATGAATTGATGACTATGTGGATGTTGACAGAAAACCAGGTTACATGGCTTCTTTTTCCATATCCAATTATTGTtgctaatttttatttatttatttttttcagatttgtttatTAACTCCGTtactaaaaaatgttttatactgGTTGAACCATATTAAATGTACCTTATTAGACACTGTTCCTAATATgtacacactactgaaataaTTCCATTATTAATGGTCTTCTCCAGGTTCTTCATAATAGGCAAAAGTTGTTGCATAACTATGAAAACTAATAACGATGCTAAAAACATCTGGCTAGTtttgacatgtttaacacacacctctcGATCGGAGTGTGTATGCATGATCGCCAAATTTCACTTTACAAACAAATTCTTGTATATTTCTGTTAGGAAAGAAAACTTTTTACAAAGCAAGTATGCACTGAAGACAGGAACATGACATGACACTATGGCTTTGTTAGCTAGTGCAAGTACTGAAAAGGATGAAGGGGGAGGGGAAGTAGAACAGAGTGTGCATGTAGGTGGGAGGACAGTGTGCAGAGAATTCCTAAGGCATGACTACAGAGCAGTGAATAAATACAGACTGTTAGTCACTGTTGGTGCACAAGGAGGGGGGGAAGGAAAAGGGAGAGGAAaataagaggggaaaaaagggcaAAGGGCACCATACCTGAGCTACAGCTCTTCTCTTTTTGCCCCATGGAGCTTGGGGCAGGAGGAGGTGGTTGTTGCTTTGAAATATCCTGCTCTCCAGAGTTGTTCTTGTTCCACATGTTCACATTGCCATAGTTGTACTTGTTTGGATCTCCCCATGCGGAAGTGCCATCATCAATCTCCATCCGGCGCCGGATAGATTCAGGAGAGGGCTCTTCCCAACCTGTTGGCGCCTCTTCTTTTAGAGCAGCAGGCACTGGACCTCCCAGCCATCCAGTCGGCTTGTTTTTGGCTACAGTTTGAGAGCCATTTCCTGATCTGAAGGTCCCTATGTTGGTATCCTGGCCTTTTCCCCATTCTGACTGGTTGCTGGATTTTGTAGCTTCACCCCAGGCTGGGCTGGAGTGACTTGGTTTGATTGGCTCACCCCAGCCTTGGTTCTGATTGTTAGTCTTCACAGATTCTCCCCATCCAGCTGATTGACCACCTTGGTCAGGAGTGATAGTGCTGCCGCTTCCTCCCCAAGTGTTGTTGGTGTTACAACGCCCTGTCTCACTCCAACCTGAACCGGAACGGTCGCTGTCACTATCCCACCCTCCAGATCCAGACTTCTGTGCCTCCCCCCAGTGGTTTCCTCTTGATCCTTCT is a genomic window of Tachysurus fulvidraco isolate hzauxx_2018 chromosome 15, HZAU_PFXX_2.0, whole genome shotgun sequence containing:
- the LOC113659103 gene encoding trinucleotide repeat-containing gene 6A protein isoform X1: MAPIRDSVSHSPNPTGLDHAGLDPQYENSPWSSGSPCSDSNSNWGKVIVDSCDKGAWPSITGSDPELASECIDADSVSSSGSEKNLCMMASGIAGGDSNGNRQGSNQGSHFMVAKSSNNVANGSVKGPWGSVLSTSQGSGESPSDKLAEGGHGKMNAWGTQGPSTNGGVNPSTLNPNANHGAWPVLQNAAPNSHGALGNGNGGANTQRSTIGQVPNMQSVNSKMSWGGLQEKVVDPEVNGTSKVISGQPQNLNTEFNGPNNTTNPLTSSLPNSTGSLQMNERSWPVSTGGTSQLQTSPVSNGTSISQNGNGEGMNSGSYGTAWGAPPSTTYSGDKCSVPKGQAVGDTVNATLMQSGTNGSSVSAASFKNNNNNNGIISCGGGWDSQSTASQNLTWGAGNSIGAAGASCPWGSTSSSSSSSSTSSNTGTKVSSGEWGSLPSNNQHSSDGTSESRKGTNGWKSLEDDALGIGSGGQSSQGSTWNKSTGSEGSGESLGTHSDRDGQRNGNRRRSNQQTLVQAALSRTDMDPRVLSNQGWGQTPVRQNTAWDVSSSERKTANGSQGWGGVSPQTSSSQSGWGDTPNTNTNDGASGWSEQKPSSGWRETKAQNGWEDSSAGMNRANSSWGNSKDDKSSSWNNGQKTKQGWSGSSGEGWGGEGSRGNHWGEAQKSGSGGWDSDSDRSGSGWSETGRCNTNNTWGGSGSTITPDQGGQSAGWGESVKTNNQNQGWGEPIKPSHSSPAWGEATKSSNQSEWGKGQDTNIGTFRSGNGSQTVAKNKPTGWLGGPVPAALKEEAPTGWEEPSPESIRRRMEIDDGTSAWGDPNKYNYGNVNMWNKNNSGEQDISKQQPPPPAPSSMGQKEKSCSSGWGEPYIGPQKGESSSWTEPAVDVGTSAWGKPVDSGSSWDDPGRENTGNGWNSQHQHKSGPKPVQSSWDGEMAMPAPSNWGEEEEEVEIGMWNNNTPQEVNQSGNWSYSKKVPPKMNKGTGKPDDPWMNQFVKQFNSMNFPRDSEDSLKSNKMDMPAGMMDKRMDVDKHSVNMQSASRHPIHKDPSPIDRNSYMEKLSLPCDNSVVDEQQNAQSLSFPLSNSASGRQNVNMYSGGHGAAQGRNSQQPPAQPLNSTQSNLRNQVPPPLLPSQVPPSLLKYPPNNAGLNTIFGPQQMAMLNQLSQLNQLSQLNQINQLQRLLQQKAQSQRVMTGNNRQTQEQQGRVFPGGAMVPPPRHVDQPLLKQHSPPQPASLHQPKPYMDNFISLNTPDLHKEHALNSFTNFPLGLASNLNVNNPDIGSVGFKEPQSRLKKWTAMDISLNTPLDQNPSKPGAMSSLRIEDPPFGPYDFINSSNSPISPPGSVGDGWPTRAKSPHASSNVNWPPEFRPGEPWKGYPNIDPETDPFVTPGSVINNLSINTVRDVDHLRDRNNGPSSSLNTTLPSNSAWTSIRASNHSSSLSSTAQSTSARSSDSKWSPGSVSNSSLAHELWKVPLSSKGVSAPSRPPPGLTGQKQPSSWGNGALRLGAWGSSEPRYTPGSSWGESSSGRTNWLVLKNLTPQIDGSTLRTLCMQHGPLITFHLNLPHGNALVCYSSKEEAAKAQKSLHMCVLGNTTILADFASEEEINRFFAQGQSMCVSAGWQALASSQSRLSSDAFSSGGGGELHPSSSLWGAPSYSSSLWGSSACPDGGNRLSSPSPIASFLPVDHMTGSGDSM